A region of the Candidatus Rokuibacteriota bacterium genome:
GCCCAGTGGACGCCCGCAGCCGCTCGGTTCTCTTGTGCACGCCTCGCACCATGGAACGGAACTTCCAGGTTCGGAACCGCCGGCCATGCCTTCCCACCCGCTCCTGCAAGTAGAAGATGGGGTGGCCATCATCGAGCACAATCGCGACAGCAATGAGGAGCCAAAGCGGGACCGAAAAGACGAGGCCAACCGTGGCCATTGCAAGATCGAATGGCCGCTTGACACTTGGCTCTCTGCCCAATGCGAAGATCGATCTTATCGGCCCGCCAACCTCAGAAAAGCACAACCGCTCCTGCCAACAGATGGCGGATATCAGAAACGTGTGGACGATACGGGTTCGAGCATGTCGAACGGAACGAGGTCAGGGTGCTGAGCCCGCAGCCTAGCGAGAATGCGGGGTAGTTTTCCGCTTCCTTGCGGTCGATGTATTCGCCCTGGTTGGTCCTGTTGACCGCCGAACATCCGTGGCAAAATGACGCCTCAAGTTCCCCGGTCTGGCTGGCATGCCCTGGATTCGACACCACCCGGCGGATGGCTTGGTACGCTCCGTTGTTCCAGACCCCGCGCACCCCAGACTCGAATACATTGCCAAGAATGTGTTCTGTGCGGCGTTCCGTGTACTGCTCCCCGATGCGGTGGACACAACAAGGAATCACATCGCCGTTGTACTTGATCAGCATCAACACATAAGGCCAATAACACCGTGGAATCGGCCGCGTGACCTTCGGCCCGTGGATGACGTATTCCGACACCACCCGATCGGCCCAGTTGTCCTTGTACCCTTCATACGTGAAGAAGTCGTCTGCTCCAAGCTCTCGCGTCATGCACCGAACCGCTTGGACCTGGTGCCGGTTGTGGGGGAACGAGAGACATTGAATTTCGATCTTTGGATACCGCAGGTCGTGACGGTTGCGGTACTCGGCGAGGCGCCGGAGGTTGGAGAGCACCCAGTCCAGCCGACCGCCCACACGGGAAACCCCGTAGAGTTCCTGGGTCGCTCCATCGATGCAGATCGTCAGATGGGTGACCCCGCTTTCGGCAATGTGGGCGATGCGTTGATCAGAGAACGGGAAACTGAAGCTTGTGCTCAAATGGACGTTGACGCGTGCATCAAAGGCCAGCCGGCAAAAGCTATCGACCTCCGAATGGGCGTATGGGTCGCCCATATAGTACATCGAGATCGCCAGAGCCCGCTCGCGGGCCTCGTTCACAATGCCTTCAAACTGTCCGCGGCTCATGCGGCCTCTCAAACGTTGTTGGTCGAGCGGGCCGCCATCGCCGCGTGGCTTGGCATGCACACAGATGGTACAGGCCATATGACAGCGCGGCGAAATGTCTACTTTCAGGATTAGTGGGTACGACCGCAGGATTTCCCGCTTGGCGAGGAACTGAAAGCTCGCCGAGCCCATTTCCAGGGCCTTGCGGAGGGTCAGGTTCTCGTTCATCCACCCTTGCCGGCGCAGGTAGTCCACCACCAGCCATTTTCTCAACTTCGACAAATCCATCGGGTTTCTCATTCGATTCGGCCACGTGGCACATCATCCGAATGGCTCGGCAACGACGACAAGAACATAGTTTGCTACCTTGAACGACACCCGCCGGAACCCGCTCTGGCCAAGCATGCTTTCAATGCCGGCCCTCGTGTAGTTGAAAATCGGGCAGTCGCAAAACAGACCGTATCGAATGGCTCGATAGGGGCCTCGGGTCCAGGTCCAGCGCGGGAACGTTGCGACCAGGGCCCCTTGGCAGTGGCCGTGCATGCGCCTGGCAACGGTCGCGGCATCCGGAAGATAATCGAAGAGGCCGAGGGCCACCACCACGTCAAACCGTTCATCAACCTCGATGAGGCGGTAGTCTCCCTCCAACAGCTCGACCCGTGCGCCGAATCGTCGCAGGCGATCACGAGCCAGTTCCAGCATGGGGGCAGAAAAGTCGATTCCTACGTAGCGACTCGCCCCATGCTCCAGAATGTCCTCAGCGATACGTCCTGATCCACACCCCACGTCCAGAACGCTGGGTGCTTCAAACGAACGAACCAGATCGAGGGTTACCTGCTGCCGTTGCCACAGGCTCCGACGCAGTATGCGTTTCAGCCGCTTGCCATCGTACAGTTTGTCAAATGAGCCGGCGTATTCGCTGAAGTGACGGCGTATTCGGGCCGCCGAGGGGCTTGTCTGCGATGTCGCCGTCATACCTCGCTCAGGCTCCGTTCGGCCCTGGCGCCAAAGCGCTCGACGGCAAGCTCGCGAATGACTCGCACCTGCTCGCCCAACATCGCGTTCTCATCATAATGTTTCAATGCGAACCCCCGAGCCCGCTGCCCGATCCTTACGCGACGGACCGAATCATCAACAAGGTGCACCAAGGCACCGACAAAAGCGTCGATGTCGCCATATGGCGCAAGGAGCCCCGTTTCGCCGTGGGTGACCATTTCCCGATTACCGCGCACATCGGAAACCACGGGCGTCGCGCCACTCACCATCGCCTCCATGAGCGCTCGGGCAAGTCCCTCGTATTGCGACGCCTGGACATAGATATCTGTCAATGCGAGGAGCGTCGGCACGTCCGTCCGGTAGCCGAGAATTCGCAGGTTCGGGGTGTGGGGTTGGCGCACGAGCGTCTCACGAATAGAGTGACGCTCGTTTTCGATGGGCGCCAGGACGGCCAGGAAACAGGTATCTGCACGCAGTTCGGCCACACGATTTGCCATCTTGATGAACTGCACAGCGCCCTTTTCCCGGGTCGGTCGGACAATCGTGGTAATGACTGTCGCGCCCTCCGGGATCGAGAGTTCTTCCCGGACGCGATCAAGCGCGACTGGCGGTATGGTATCGCGCTGAAAGCGTCGCACCTCCACGCCGTTGCCGATGACTCGGATGCGGTGCGCGGGGGCAAGGCCAAACCGGACGGCGGCTTCTCGATCCTCTTTGTTTTGAGTAAAGAGGAAGTCCGTGTACCGCGAGCCCAGGCGCTCGCATGCGACATAGAACTGGCGCGCCAGTGGATTCTGGCCGGGATGGAAGCGGAACCCATGAGCGGTGTAGATCGACAACGGCACCCCAGCCCGGCGCGCAGCGACTCGGCCCAGAACCCCACCGATGAGGCTATGCGTGTGGAGAATGTCAATCCGCTCTTCCCGCAATACCCCGATGAGTCGACGCAGGCACCTCAAGTGGTTCATCAGATCCATGTTTCTCGTGAAGGGAACCTCAATATACCGGTGCCCGCGAGCGATGACGTCGCGATGGAATGATCCACGTGGTCCACAGCAGCAAACCTCGAAACCCGCCTGCATACACCACCGGACAAGGGGGAGCAGATGCATCCGGAAGCCATAATCAAGCCCACACAGCTGCATGAGCCGAATCCTGTCGGGGCTCTCGCCGTCATCGGTCTGATCATGCGCCCGAGTGCTGCTCAATTCCCGATTGCGGCGCGGTTAAGCTCGCGCCCCCGTCATCGCTGGCGATGCCCCGCGCGCCCTGCCCACACGTATTCGCTGCCGCACAATGTCCGGCCAGTGTTGTGGCCGGATCAGCAAGGACACGGACAGGAAACATTCCTGCGTGCAAAGACAATGGGTCGTCTGGATGTGACGCCGGATCTCATCAGCGCGTGCCGAGCACCACAGCTGGCCAACGTCGTAGTTGTAGTCCCGAACGTTACCGAAGGTGTCCTCGAGGAGCTCGCAAGGACGCACCTGCCCATCGGAATAGATCACCGCACCTAGGGACCCGGCGGCACACGCACCGCCGCCGCCCCCCTGTCCACGTACGGTATCGATGATGACCTTCCGACGCGTGGCATTCTTTGCCGTCAACCACGACGCGGTACGGTGGCCCGAGTGGCCTTGGAGATCCCGGTCGAGGATGCGTTGTTCGATAATGCGATGGGCACGCTCGTAGTTGCTGGGATCGACATCGGCAGCCTTTGGATCTCTAGGATGACCTCGGGTGAGATTGATCATCCATTCGCCTTGCGGATGCACCCGCCTAACGATCTCGGCAATCTCCGCAACCTCATCCTGATTGTAGCTGGAGATCGTCGTAATCACCCCTACGTCCAGATAGTTGTAGTGTTCCTTGAGTCGGTTGAGCGATGTTATGGTCTCGACGGCCGCATCAAATGCCCCTCGTTTCTCGCGAACGGTTTCATGCGTTGCCCGGGTGCCGTCGAGGGAGACATCCACGCGGAGCGGGATGTCTCGATTGAGGGTGAGCATTTGCTGCGTCCTGCGAACGACCACATCCGTTCGCCACCCGGAGGTAGGGATTTGATAGCGATGCAGATGCGTCTTGCGGGCAAGCATGTGGGCAATTTCCACAATGTCGGGGCGAGTGAAGGCCTCTCCACCGGTGAGACTCAAGAAGGCAATCCGGTCAATCGAATCCGCCAGTCGCTCGTATTCATCGAACGTCATCTGACTCGATTGCAGGTGTGTTTCCTTCCATTGCTCATTGAACCAGCAATGGCGGCACTGCATCCAGCAGGTGTCGGTGACGAACAGAATAAGATACGGCGGTGTCTTGAGCAGGCGCGCGAGGGTGTTGTTCAGCTTCGTATACACGACGTCTTTCACGTGCACCGCTCTTCCTCGAGGCGGGCAACGAGCCGCGCCCCGGTGGTGGGCATCACGCCTTCGTAGGCACACATGTAACGAAGCAGGCCCAGATTGGTCGCGTAACGGTATTCGCGGTCTTGCTCGTACAGCCGGTGGTGCCAGCGGTGACGGCCACCGCGGCGGCCGCCGTCACACCATCCACTCGCCCCCGGGGCCGTGCGTTGCGAGAACTCGTAAGAGTGAAACAGGTACACGATGGCCGTGCCTCGGCGACGCGCTTCCCACACCAGGAGGCGGAAGAACGTCTTCATGAGTCGAAGTCCAAACAGGTAGAGAACCCCGGACACGAACGGCAGGCCGATCGTGCTCAGCGGCACGACATGCAGCTGTGCATCCCCCCGATGAAACGGCGAGTCAATCGAGGGACGGTAGGGCTGTCTGGGCGCAAGAAGGCGATGCAGCGTCCCTCCTCGAAACCGGAGGGAATCAAGACGCTGTGGGCAGACGGAAAAGTCCGCCGCATACCCGTGGCGCACCAGGGCCGCCTGCGTGGTGGCGGAGGTCGTCATCCTCGGACCTCGAAAGCAACGCGGCCACTGGCCAGTGTTCTGGTAGAGCCGCAGCGTGGCTTCGCCAATGAGGCGCTCGGCCACCGTCGCCGGCATTTCTCCGAAATCCTCTCCGACGTCATGGGCAACTCCATGACAACCGACTTCATGGTCGGCTCGCAAGAGACTTCGGATCTCTTCGGAGAATTCGTCTCCGGCATCGGCCGTGGAGAACACCGTCAGCGGAATGCCCGACTCATCGCAGTCCCGGATGAGACGTTCTAGGGCCGCATGCTGTTGACGACGATCGTGGTCATAGGCAAGTTCGAGATCCATCGTAATCAGCAAGGGAATCTTGCCGTCGGATGCCCCGGCCGCTCGTCCGCAACGTCTGTTTTCACGGCTGCTGGCGTGCCGTCGCTCGCGCTCTTGCCGCCGTAAGGACAATACATGCCAAAGAAACCACGGCGCCGCGACGATATTGCGGAGCCACTTGTCACGCGGCTCGAGGCCGAAACGGAACAGCCACTCGAGTCGAAGCCTGCGCAGCAGCGGAAATGCCCTGGGCTTGCGTTGTGAAACGAAATCCAGAAGACCGCCGACCATCCACAACATCGGTACAGTGAGGGCCGTCCGCTGACGAATCGCGAACTGCTCCTGCAACGGGCAACCACGACCAACGAGGACGATACCGGCGCCGCTTCGATTGATGTCCGCGACGATCTCTGGTTCACGTGCGATATCGAAGTAGCCCGAGCGAAAGCCGGCAAGCCGAATACCCGGGAACATGGTTTGCACGCGCCAGGCCGCATCCCGCACCACCGTCTCCGTAGCCCCAAGCAGATAGATCGGCACCCTCGCCGTTACCGCTCGACGCATTAGCATTGGGAAGAGATCGGTCCCGTTGAGATCCGCGCGCCATCCCTTCCCCAGCAGGAAGGCACCGAATTTCATCCCGATACCATCGAGGATGAGATCGGCATGGTGTGTGAGGGCATTCAGGAGGCCAGGTGACCGAACGAAGTGGTAGTAGTTATTGACATTGACGTGGCAGATGATTGTCGGCGTCGACGACGGATGTTGTGCCCGGGTAATCATCCATTGCGCAACGGCATGAAACGTGTCGCTGATCATCGTAAGGCCGGCAAACTCGAAACGGTTCGGTATGCCTGCGACCTCTCGGCGTGGGGCCAGCCGTTGACCGGGGCTCGAGGCGGTTGTGCTCAAGAATGATCCGCCTCAAGCGCTTCGCGTCAGGCCGCGACCTTTCATCTCATCGTTTCTCCAGAAGGACATGGATGTAGTCGCACGTTCGCATTCGATCGATCGCCAGCTGGATCTCCGAGATGGAGGAATGAAGGGCGCGGTACTCCGCGGAGTCCGGCTCGAGTCGTCCGAGCGACACGAGCTGGTTGAGCAGCTCGAATGCGTCCATCCCGAAAAACCACTGCGCCCGCATGCGGAAGCCGAACTCCCGGCAGATGAACTCATGGGTGGCTTCGCTGTAGACGTGGGTGGAAGCCGGGGGATGGATGAACCGATAGAGGTTGTCGGGGTTCTTCTGGGCCAGCGCCATGCTGAGCGACTGCCAGTTCGGATTGAACATCAGGAAGAGACCGCCGGCTCTGAGGACGCGAGCCGCCAGCCCGATCTCCTCGGCTGGGCGGTCCACGTGCTCCAGGTACCCGATGGCCGACACCACGTCGTAGTGACCGGGCTCCACCACCCGGGCGTGCTCCTGGATCGGTTGGTCGAGGAGATCCACGCCCAGCACGTCACGCGCGAAAGCGCGACAGGTCGCCGAAACCTCGAGCCCGACCCCCTGCCAGCCGTGTTCGCTCACCAGGGACACCGTGTCCCCGATGCCCGCGCCGAGGTCCAGCCAGCGCCCCCGTGCCCCGCTCCACTGGCCCAGCACGAAGTCTACCTTGGGGCGCGCCACCTGTTCCCGCCGGTACCGGTACGTTTCGGGGTCCGCGTACGTGTCGCTGGTCGAGCCCTCGCGCCAGTAGGCGATGAGCGCCTCCGGGCTCAGGCGCCGCTGGAGGAACACGAGAGAGCAGCGCTCGCACCGGTAGTACGGATAGCCGAACACGTGGACATAGGGGTGAATGTCCTTGGCGTCGCACAGCGGGCAGGCGTCGAGCTCTCGGACCGCCCGGGGCCGGAAGTGTTCGGCCAGCGCCCGGATGCGCTCGATCGTCGCCCGAACGTCGGCCATCACCCGCGGCTTCAAGCGCGAATAGTCGATCGGCTTGCCGTACCGGACGGACTCGGGCGGGCCGTTCACGGGGCGAATGTCGGGTCTTCCTCGGCCAGCCCGAGCTGCAGCAGCTCGTCGCCGAACCGGCGCACGAACTCGAAATCGATCTTGAGCGCATCCGCGATCTCCAGGTACGACCGCTCGCCGTCCATCAGGATCTGGATCTGCTGCAGGGCCCGGGCCCCGGCGCGCTCCTTCTTCGGATCGATGTAGAGACCGTATCGCGACAGGTAGAGCGGTCCCCGGTACCTCCGCCGGAGCCGCCGGTCCGTCTCGAAGACCTGCACGAGTCGCTGGAGCACGGACAGCGTGTCCTCCATCTGCGCCCAGTTGCAGTGTTCGAGGTCGTCCGAGCTGTGATGGTAGGCAGGGAACTTGTCCCGACCGATGGTCACCACGGGGATCCTGAAATCCGGGCCATCGTAGAACATCTCGTCGTTGCCCCACAGGTCGCGGTAGGCGCGCTCGAACGACCCGGGGACATGATGGGCCATCACGTTCCGGGTGGCCTTGTCGAGGTACGTGTCGCCCAGGAAGGATCGCGAGAACCCCAGCGGCTGGTAGTTGGCCATCATGTCCAGCGAGATGCCGTACCGGAGGTGCTCGATGCCCTTCGCATGGGTCAGGTAGCCCGCAGCGGCGTGATACTCGGGACCGAAGATCACCCGGTAGGAGTAGCGCAGCCCCTCGCGGCGGCGCACGAGCCCGCGGAACAGCTCCATGGCGACGGCGATGCAGGCGACCCCGTCGTTCACCTGCCCCGGATGGCATGTGTGCGCGAACACGAACAGGGTGTTCTCATGCTGTCCGCGCGCCGAGGCGTGATGCACGGCCATCTCCCCCGGCTGGAACGTCGCACGCAGGACCACCCGGTATCGGGCCGGGCGGAGCCGTCGGTACCGGTTGTGCGGCAGACAGAACCCCCACTCCGTGAAGTCCCCCGGCCGGTACGTCCACCGGTTGTGGAACGGGATGTCGTCGGGCATCGCCTCGGAGCTGTGGAGGTGGGGCCGTAGCTCCTCGAGGTCGAGCACCCCCTCGAACGGGGCCGAGTAGAGGCAGACGTGCAGGGGGTTGTCCCGGTAGTCGAGGATGCGCTCCCCGTCGAGCGTTTCGACGTACGCTTCCTCCACCTCCCATCGAGGGGGGATGATCCAGGTGAGGCATTCGCTCCCGGACGGTACCCGCAGGATTTCGCCCCCGATCTCCTCCGCGATGATCTCGCAGGTGCGCGTGGCATCCCGGGACACGGCGACGCGGTTCAGTCTCCAGGTGGCCTCGATGAACCGCCGCATCCGGGCCAGCGCGTCAGCGGACGGGCGCATGGGCCTCGCCGGAGCTGACGAAGAACTCCCCGGTGATGAACGCGCGCCGCACGAGCGCGCGATCCGCCTGCAAGAGGGCATCCTGGAGCACGCAGCGCCGCACGGCCTCCTGCAGCATGTCCGCCCCGCTCGGCTTCGGATCGAAGTACCGCAGCGTCCACTCCGCGAGCTCGGCGCGCGGGTACTCTGGGGGGGCCGCGATCGTCGCCGGGAAATCCGGCTCGGTCAGCCGCGCGTAGCCCAGGCGCTCCATCTCGAACTCGCACAGCTCCTCGATGAACCGAAGCTCCGTCGGCGTCAGCACCGTCTTCCACCGGTCGGCGAATCTCCCGGTGATCTCCGTCGAGGTCCCGTAGGAGGAGTTCTGTGTCCACCGACCGCCCTTCCCGTCACTGAAGTGGCTCGGGTCGACCATCGAGGGCGTATACGCGACCCCGAGCGCCTCCGAGACGCGGCGCATTTCCCGTTCGGGCGAGGCGATGATGTCCTCATAGCGAAGCATCATGTAGTTGTCGGTCAGGTGGCGGTTCAGCAGATGATAGGCGTAGGTCTTTCGCCAGTGGCGAATCAGGAAGAGGATCGGGTACATGCCGCTGCCCCGGGCCTTCTTCGAGGCGATCGTCGCCCGCGGATCCCGGACGATGTGGAGGACCTTCGCGTCGGGGAACGCATTCACCAGCGGCCGGATGAACTCCTCGCACCAGGCGTCCTTGGTGCCGACATACAGGGTGTCCGGGCCGCCGTACGCGATGCGAACGATCTCCAGCAGCTGCCAGAAGACGTCCCGCAGGAGGCCGGGCCGCACCTCGGCGAGGTGGGGGATCACGGCGGGGGAGAAGAGGGCGCAGCGGGTGGCGACGCGAGTCGTCAGGTGAGCGAGGTCCTCGGCAGACACCTCGACGTCCATGGCTGACGCCTGGACGGCCGCCTGGGCCTCCTCGTGCGGATTGAAGAAGTTGTCGGGCAGCGGGGCGTCGCGCTCCCATTCCACGCCGTGCCGGGAGTAGATCTTGTTCCGCAGGAGCTTGAAGACGTCCAGGTAGGCGTCCGGGGCGATGGTCACGCGCGGATGCCCGTCCACGCACCGGGCCAGGAGCGACGTTCCCGAGCGAAACATGCCGGTGATGAACACGAGCTGCACTAGTCCCTCCCCGCCGCGACGTGGACCGATTCGGGGACCTCGAGCCAGAACCGGCGGTCATCCCGGGCGGCGAACTGCTCGAAGCTCCGGTAGAACGGATCGCTCGCGAGAGGATTCGGCGGATGCTCGACCCATTCCGCCATGTGCTGGAAGTTCCGGCTCTCACCCGCCTCGCGCTCGCGCGGGTCGAGACTCGCGCGGTTCGGCGGCACGATCCGACTCGGGATCGTGGTGCAGACCTCCCGCCAGAAGAGCGTCGCTTTGGCCATCTGGATCTGCTCGGGTGTGAGCCGCGGCAGCTGGCCGGTGCGTCGCAGCAGCTCCCGGTACTCGGCCACGCTGCTCGTGTCGTACGCGTACCCGAGATCCCGGTAGAACGACCGGCCCGCCTTGACGGTCGGGATCCCGAGGCAGCCATACTCGACCATTGCCGTGCCGCGAACCATCACCAGGCACCGGGCCTCCAGCGCCGCGCTCGCCGTGTGAAGATCCGGCGGCGCAACGAAGATATTCCGGCCACCGCACCTCCGGACCACCGTCGCGGTCAGGCCCTCTTCCCGGTACAGGCGGGCCGACGGATGCTCCTTGATGAGCCAGTTCACGTCCTCCACCTCGCGCGCCACCGCGAGCGTATCGACGAACCACTCGTAGAAGTCCCGGTAGATCATCCCGACATCGTTGCGTGGCGCGTCCGAGAAGATATGGGGCAGTACCACGACGAGGGCCTTGCCCGGATCCATCCCGACGCGGCCGAAGAGCTCGTCCCGGCTGTAGCGACGCTTGCCGGCATAGGCGGTCCGGGTCCCCGCCTGGGAGTCCATCACCTTGCCCGCCAGGCGGCGGCTCAAGTAATCGTCGGCGAATCGCTCGCACTCCTCACCCATGTGCTCGGCCAGCCCCGCGATCGTGGCCGGATCGGGCTGTCGGAAGTGCTCGCGCAGGTCTTCCACGCCCGCGTAGCGCCGGTAGTCGCGGATGACGGGCACGTTCCGCGCGCCCGCGACGCGGCAGAGCACGCCGAAGCGCACGTATGAGACATGGCTCATCAGCAGATAGCGGACATCCCGGCGCTGGAAGAGCCGCCGGGCCTTCACATACATCCCGTTGAAGGCCAGGAGCGCTCTCAACAGCGCCAGGCTTCTCCCGCGGACCGTGTAGGTCCCCGGCGTGTTGCGGAGCACCTCGTCGTAGATCAGGTCGCCCATGGGAATGCCGTCCACCGAGAACCGGAGGACATCATCGGCCGTGCGCAGCCGCGCGAGCTGCACCAGCGCCTGCGGCAGATAGCGCAGCAGCGCAAGGGGGCTGTAGTAGTGCAGGTGGACCCCGTCGAAGTCCCTCACGCCGAACGACTCGAACACGCGTCGGTACGGTTCGGCCCACCGGCTGTTCCGCGCCAGGAGCACCAGCGGCGCGAATCCGTACACGCTCGCCAGCGCCCTCGCCTTCACCATCGAGGCCATCATGTGGTGCGAGAAGCGATGCATGCCGTCGACCAACACATACCCCGACCGGCCGTCGCCCCACGCCTCCGCCCACCATCGCTGACGGCGGTTCGCCCGAATGAACGCCTCTTGCTGCGCGGAGGGAGGGGAATAGAGGAAGCGACGGGCGTTCCTGAGCACGGCGCGCAGCGCCGTCACGCCCTGTACACCTGCGAACACACCTCACTCCAGATCTCCATCCCGTCGACCAGGCCGGCGATCAGCTGCCGCTCGTCGGCCGAGTAGCGCGGCGCGTCCTGCAGCCCAGCGCGGAGCCCTCTCACGAGCCCGTCGTAGGCGTCGAGACAAGCCGGCCCCCGGAGCTGCACCGCTCTCATCGTGTCGAGGAGACGGGGCGTCAGGAGCATGCCGGGAAGCTCCGCCCGCAGGTCCACCAGGTAGTCGTGCGGGTTTCGGTGCTGCACCACGAGTGGCTGCCCCCAGCTGACCACGCCGTCGAGCGCGTCCACGAGAGCCTGCAGGAAGTACCCGCGCCAGATATCCTGATAGCGGCCAATCACCTGTCCGTAGAGCCGGCCGCCCATCAGCGGCAGGAACATGGCCGGCAGGAGATCACGGTGGATGGCGGTTGCCTGGCTGTTGATCGGGCAGAGCATGCCCGGAGCCAGCGTGACCTGTTGGCCGAGGCGGTCGTCAAATCCCGTCGTGCGGACACCTCCCTCCAGGTGCGCGGTGGCGTCGACGTCGGGGGTCTCGAGCCACAAGCCCGCCGCGACGACGTGCCGCCCACGGCGTACGCCGATCGTCCACCGCTCGTCCTGCCAGCGCCGGTCGACCGGGAAGCCGCGCGGGTAGAAGCGACGCTCCGCGCGCAGCAGGGCACAGACGTTGACGAACCCCGTGGCGGAACTCACCGCCCTGAGCGTCACCTCGCTCCCCACCGTAGCCAGCGCCCCGAAAAAATCGTCCTCATCGGTCGCGTAGTTGTCGTCATCGATGTCCACGAAGACCGAGTGGCCCGCGAGGTAGGCCCAGAGGTACCCCAGGTTCTTGCGTTCGTACGAGTCGTATGGCAGCAGCTCGAGCAGGCGCGGGAACTTGCCGAGCTCCCTCTCCTGTCGCTCGCAGTCGAGGAACGTGACCTCGAAGTCCGGGCCGGACACCTTCCGGCAATACTCCTCGGCCTCCGGCGGCGTCTTGCGGTCGCCGATGACCACGCAGCTGATCCGGCGATGGCCGAAGCGCGTCGCGTTCCTGCGGTAGGACTCGAGGACGGTCGGGACGGCGATGGTCGTCAGGATGAGGCACACGCTCATCGGCGGTCACCGTTGGCCTCCAGCGCGCGGCGGAGGCGCTGGAGACCCGCGGAGACCCCGCACGGCGACAGGCCCAGCTCGAGGACGCGGGGACTCGACACCATCGACAGGTCGCGGGGGATCACCGGGTCGTCGCACTCCGAGGCCGCCACGAGGTGCTCCCCGAAGCCCAGGGCCGCGGCCATGCCCGAGAGGAACTCGTGACGGTTCACTCGATCAGCTCCCGCCACCTGCACGGCGCCCCGGAGGCGCTCCCGTATCACCAGGCGGATCGCCTCGCCCAGATCGTCAAGGAGGGTCGGCGTGTTGAACACGTCGGCGTACGCCGCGATCTGCTCGCCTTTCCGAAGCGTGTCGAGAACCCAGGCGACGAGGTTCCGCCGCGGCCCCGGCGCCCCATACACCCCACCGGTTCGGCAGATCGCCGCATCCACGTCCCGCTCGAGGATCAGGTCCTCGCTCAACTTCTTGCTCGCGCCGTAGACCGTCGTCGCCTCACGGGCATCCCCATCGCGGTAGCCCCCTCTGTCGCCTTTGAAGACGTAGTCCGACGAGACGTACACGAGGAACGCCCCGTATGCGGCGCACATCTCCACGATGTTCCGGGTCCCCAGGACGTTCACGCGCACCGTCTCCTCCACCTGGCGCTCGCACGCATGGACGTCCTTCATGGCCGCGAGGTGCACGACGACGGTGGGCTCGTGCGCGGC
Encoded here:
- a CDS encoding sulfotransferase; protein product: MQLVFITGMFRSGTSLLARCVDGHPRVTIAPDAYLDVFKLLRNKIYSRHGVEWERDAPLPDNFFNPHEEAQAAVQASAMDVEVSAEDLAHLTTRVATRCALFSPAVIPHLAEVRPGLLRDVFWQLLEIVRIAYGGPDTLYVGTKDAWCEEFIRPLVNAFPDAKVLHIVRDPRATIASKKARGSGMYPILFLIRHWRKTYAYHLLNRHLTDNYMMLRYEDIIASPEREMRRVSEALGVAYTPSMVDPSHFSDGKGGRWTQNSSYGTSTEITGRFADRWKTVLTPTELRFIEELCEFEMERLGYARLTEPDFPATIAAPPEYPRAELAEWTLRYFDPKPSGADMLQEAVRRCVLQDALLQADRALVRRAFITGEFFVSSGEAHAPVR
- a CDS encoding DUF4910 domain-containing protein, which encodes MRPSADALARMRRFIEATWRLNRVAVSRDATRTCEIIAEEIGGEILRVPSGSECLTWIIPPRWEVEEAYVETLDGERILDYRDNPLHVCLYSAPFEGVLDLEELRPHLHSSEAMPDDIPFHNRWTYRPGDFTEWGFCLPHNRYRRLRPARYRVVLRATFQPGEMAVHHASARGQHENTLFVFAHTCHPGQVNDGVACIAVAMELFRGLVRRREGLRYSYRVIFGPEYHAAAGYLTHAKGIEHLRYGISLDMMANYQPLGFSRSFLGDTYLDKATRNVMAHHVPGSFERAYRDLWGNDEMFYDGPDFRIPVVTIGRDKFPAYHHSSDDLEHCNWAQMEDTLSVLQRLVQVFETDRRLRRRYRGPLYLSRYGLYIDPKKERAGARALQQIQILMDGERSYLEIADALKIDFEFVRRFGDELLQLGLAEEDPTFAP
- a CDS encoding SDR family oxidoreductase; translated protein: MERWLITGAGGFIGRDLVRRFARAAEIVATCRTDGAGAGSQSLDVTDMARVRAVFAAHEPTVVVHLAAMKDVHACERQVEETVRVNVLGTRNIVEMCAAYGAFLVYVSSDYVFKGDRGGYRDGDAREATTVYGASKKLSEDLILERDVDAAICRTGGVYGAPGPRRNLVAWVLDTLRKGEQIAAYADVFNTPTLLDDLGEAIRLVIRERLRGAVQVAGADRVNRHEFLSGMAAALGFGEHLVAASECDDPVIPRDLSMVSSPRVLELGLSPCGVSAGLQRLRRALEANGDRR